In the Agromyces flavus genome, TCTGGTTCAAGCCCGTCATGTTCGGCTTCATGCTGCTGGGGCTTCTCTGGATCATCCTGTTCTACGTCAGCCAGGGCGCACTGCCCGTGGCGGCGCTCGGTTCCTGGAACATCCTGATCGGCTTCGGCATCGCCTTCGTGGGCTTCCTCATGACTACACGCTGGCGCTGAGCCGGCGGTGACAGAAGGGGCGGATGCTGCGGCATCCGCCCCTTCTTCATTTGCTGCACAACGTTATCCACATCATCCACAGGGTTGTCCACACCATCCACACCCTGTGGATTCAGAGAAACCCCGGAATTCCGCACGTCGTGCGAAATGACACCGGTGTAACTCTCCCCAACTGTGGACAGCGTTGTGGATAACCGGCGTGTAACCGGTCGATCAGGCGAACGGTAGGAAGAAGTATCGAAGGCTCAGCACGAGCAGCACGAGCGTGAGACCGACGAGCAGGCCGACCTGAAGGCCTCGCTGCTCGCGCTTGCGGGTCTCGACGAAGATGAGTCCGACGAGCGCGCCGCCGACCAGTCCGCCGAGGTGCGCCTGCCATGCGATGTTGAGGCCTGGAATGAATCCGATGACCAGGTTGATGCCGACCAGAATGAGCAACTGGGTGGCACTGCCACCCAGTCGGCGCTGGATGACGAGGAACGCGCCCATGAGGCCGAAGATCGCACCGGATGCACCGACGACGCTCGTGTTGTGATCGGCCAGCCAGATGACCCCGACCGAACCCGCCAGACCCGAGATCAGGTACAGCGCAAGGAACCGGCTCCGACCGAGGACGTTCTCGAGGAGCTGCCCGAAGATCCACAGCGTGTACATGTTGAGCAACACGTGGAAGATCAGCGCGGTGGAGTGCACGAACACCGATGTGATGAGGCGCCACGGCTGGAATGCGATCTCGCTCATCGCCAGCGGGGTGAAGTAGAGCCAATCGGTGATGCCCAAGCCGGGAATCAGCTGCAGCAGGTAGACCGCGATCGTGATGCCGATCAGGGAATACGTCACCACCGGCGCACCCCGCCCCGTCGCCGCACGGGCGCGAGTGATGATCGCGGGTCTCGTCCGCGGCGCCGAGGCACGCTGCTCGCGCATGCACTCGGGGCAGATCACGCCGACGGGTGCCGGCGTCTGGCATTCGCCGCAGATGGTGCGACCACAGCGCTGGCACAGCACGAAGCTCTGCCGGTCTGGATGCCGGTAGCAGAAGTTCG is a window encoding:
- a CDS encoding rhomboid family intramembrane serine protease, translated to MSDPAPERSNFCYRHPDRQSFVLCQRCGRTICGECQTPAPVGVICPECMREQRASAPRTRPAIITRARAATGRGAPVVTYSLIGITIAVYLLQLIPGLGITDWLYFTPLAMSEIAFQPWRLITSVFVHSTALIFHVLLNMYTLWIFGQLLENVLGRSRFLALYLISGLAGSVGVIWLADHNTSVVGASGAIFGLMGAFLVIQRRLGGSATQLLILVGINLVIGFIPGLNIAWQAHLGGLVGGALVGLIFVETRKREQRGLQVGLLVGLTLVLLVLSLRYFFLPFA
- a CDS encoding cell division protein CrgA, which translates into the protein MARTRSPKPARAEQPSGEDAPNPVWFKPVMFGFMLLGLLWIILFYVSQGALPVAALGSWNILIGFGIAFVGFLMTTRWR